Proteins found in one Patescibacteria group bacterium genomic segment:
- a CDS encoding NYN domain-containing protein encodes MILNYKFQRVGLFIDTQNIYHSAKNLYGARVNFRKILEEGSRGRQLIRAIAYVIRSKSFEEESFFEALAKQGFEIKLKDLQIFYGGAKKADWDVGIAIDAVKLAEKIDVVVLVTGDGDFVPLVNYLKENKGCRVEVMAFKETTSAKLIEMADEFIDLSQQKRKFLIRKYE; translated from the coding sequence ATATTTATCATTCGGCGAAAAATTTATATGGAGCGAGAGTCAATTTTCGGAAAATTTTAGAAGAAGGTAGTAGGGGTAGACAACTAATCAGGGCAATTGCCTATGTTATTCGTTCAAAGTCTTTTGAAGAAGAAAGTTTTTTTGAGGCTTTAGCCAAACAAGGTTTTGAAATAAAGCTGAAAGATTTACAGATATTTTATGGTGGGGCAAAAAAAGCCGATTGGGACGTTGGTATTGCCATTGATGCGGTGAAATTGGCCGAAAAAATTGATGTCGTAGTTTTAGTCACCGGTGATGGTGATTTTGTTCCCCTGGTTAATTATTTAAAAGAAAACAAAGGTTGTCGGGTAGAAGTGATGGCTTTTAAAGAAACGACTTCAGCCAAACTAATTGAAATGGCTGACGAATTTATTGATTTATCTCAACAAAAAAGAAAATTTCTAATTAGAAAATATGAATAG